A genome region from Myroides fluvii includes the following:
- a CDS encoding VOC family protein, whose protein sequence is MIKYSYTIMYVKHVEATVAFYESAFGFERKFITPEGDYAELISGETTLAFASADLAQSNLAKGYTAVSKEQVMGIELGFVVDNVTEALNKAIEAGATLYEPLKVKPWGQSVAYVIDCNGFLIELCTAMGG, encoded by the coding sequence ATGATCAAGTACAGTTATACTATTATGTACGTAAAACACGTAGAAGCTACGGTTGCGTTTTACGAAAGTGCTTTTGGGTTTGAACGCAAGTTTATTACACCAGAAGGCGATTATGCAGAATTAATTTCAGGAGAGACAACACTAGCTTTTGCCTCAGCAGATTTAGCACAGTCTAATTTAGCTAAAGGATATACAGCTGTAAGTAAAGAGCAGGTGATGGGCATCGAATTGGGATTTGTCGTAGACAATGTAACAGAAGCTCTAAACAAAGCAATAGAAGCTGGAGCTACCCTATATGAACCCTTAAAGGTAAAACCTTGGGGGCAAAGCGTAGCATATGTTATCGATTGTAATGGTTTTCTAATTGAGTTATGTACAGCCATGGGAGGCTAA
- a CDS encoding c-type cytochrome, whose amino-acid sequence MDAYRKYIVGFIWGISGILIAAFILFGGLFYIAETERRPRSSADEAFCGVPNLPEEVQQGKALFYQHCLACHKLDMDGSGPGLRNADPLVLQRWLLVDPAQKDQVEYGRMFHLQTFKNQLSEEDIQSVQTYLTY is encoded by the coding sequence ATGGATGCTTATCGCAAGTATATTGTAGGTTTTATTTGGGGCATTTCGGGAATCTTGATAGCGGCTTTTATTCTATTTGGCGGACTATTTTATATTGCAGAAACAGAGCGAAGACCCAGGAGTAGTGCTGATGAAGCGTTTTGTGGAGTGCCTAATTTACCAGAAGAAGTACAACAAGGAAAAGCGTTGTTTTATCAGCATTGTCTAGCTTGTCACAAGTTGGATATGGATGGTAGTGGTCCAGGATTAAGAAACGCAGATCCTCTGGTTTTACAGCGTTGGTTACTCGTTGATCCTGCACAAAAAGATCAAGTGGAATATGGACGTATGTTTCATCTCCAAACATTTAAAAATCAATTGTCAGAAGAAGATATTCAATCTGTTCAGACCTATTTGACGTATTGA
- a CDS encoding tetratricopeptide repeat protein — protein MKYLPFSILVLLLISCQQPQAQTLLAASLTPEQKAKQDRLIETYATNKAHQYNYTVQLKEWQDALDEGLAQDPTIAYLWQQKAMPYFKARKYEVGMAYINKAVLYDAERYLGYRAFIKCIFSKTYREAIADFETCIAHWGDRYEMDHTYTFYIGLSYLQLNEFDKAEAYFLKAVAKQKEVFPDVHHLELFYLGIVCYEQERFAEAIAYFDQAVVNYKEFSDAYYYKGLCQWKMNEPKEKIKATSDLFFTYNEQGFSINEANAIYERYPYQIPKQNKE, from the coding sequence ATGAAATACCTCCCTTTTAGTATATTGGTTTTGTTATTGATCAGTTGTCAACAGCCCCAAGCACAAACCTTGTTGGCAGCTTCACTCACACCCGAACAAAAGGCCAAGCAAGACCGCCTTATCGAAACCTATGCGACCAATAAAGCCCATCAGTATAATTACACCGTTCAACTAAAAGAATGGCAAGACGCTTTAGATGAAGGGTTGGCACAAGACCCTACGATTGCCTATTTGTGGCAGCAAAAGGCCATGCCTTATTTTAAGGCTAGAAAATACGAAGTGGGGATGGCGTATATAAACAAAGCCGTGTTGTATGATGCAGAACGTTATTTGGGCTATCGCGCCTTTATCAAATGCATCTTCTCCAAAACCTATCGCGAAGCTATTGCCGATTTCGAAACCTGTATTGCCCATTGGGGCGATCGTTATGAAATGGATCACACCTATACTTTTTACATCGGACTGTCTTATTTACAACTCAATGAATTCGACAAAGCCGAAGCCTATTTCTTAAAAGCCGTAGCCAAGCAAAAAGAAGTGTTTCCGGATGTGCATCACCTCGAACTTTTTTATTTGGGCATCGTTTGTTACGAACAAGAACGCTTTGCAGAAGCCATCGCTTATTTTGACCAAGCAGTGGTCAACTACAAAGAATTTTCAGACGCTTATTACTATAAGGGCTTATGCCAATGGAAAATGAATGAACCGAAAGAAAAGATTAAAGCAACTTCAGATCTGTTTTTTACCTACAACGAACAAGGGTTTTCTATTAATGAAGCCAATGCTATTTACGAGCGCTATCCCTATCAAATTCCGAAGCAAAATAAAGAGTAA
- a CDS encoding DUF3427 domain-containing protein, which yields MSESLHHDFIGGIHQGFIDKDIVSNSINIPKLLTNKDIPKEKVLSTLLHELNTCNEFLISVAFVTTSGIAVLFNTLIALEKRNIKGKVLVSQYLNFTQPEALKKLKTFKNIELKISTQNNTHTKGYIFRKDTHYTIVIGSSNLTANALTVNKEWNLKISGLNASGIVDDVLNEFHRDFEEAISVTDKFITFYEELYLKLKEKRQIESKEINSEIVIQPNKMQKVALGNLRKLRQANKNKGLIISATGTGKTYLSAFDVKSVNPKRMLFVVHRLNIANDALHTFKTLLGKDRTYGLFSGDQRDMEADFIFSTIQTISKEENLVKFDKTHFDYIIVDESHRLGGASYLRLLDYFDPKFLLGMTATPERTDGFDIFSLFDHNIAYEIRLHTAMQENMLSNFHYYGISDLLVNNEHRENVRDFNLLADTERVNKIIFNAKRFGSDNGIIRGLVFCSSNVESAFLSSKFNESGFKTLALSGKSTENERIEAIARLESDDNKEKLDYIFTVDIFNEGIDIPKINQILMIRPTESAIVFVQQLGRGLRKAENKEFLTIVDFIGNYENNYLIPIALYGDTSYNKDTLRRLISEGSKHLPGASTINFDEITKEKIYEAIATANMSTLSDLKKDYQLLKFRLGRIPLMVDFLAYESRDPFQFVVYSKSYYNFVVRVDDTFEPELDESSIDLLMLFSREINNAKRVEESYLLKILLEQKKVTIQFLKERIYTVFNYIPTDATIDSCIRNINFDFLKESKKIIVQNQDHIQFHPEFNEILEKGVFKNFFVDTIEYSIQAFGKSFTPINFRDGLVLYNKYSRKDVCRLLNWPTDISSTLYGYRTVNEITPCFVTYHKSDDIEETIKYNDHFISPSIFAWDSRSNRKLDSPEIKNVLNSKRILLFVKKEDAEGTDFYYMGDVSIIKDSVQQSYMTDSASPVVHFKFQLEQPVAEELYEYITSGAIIVD from the coding sequence ATGAGTGAAAGTTTACACCATGATTTTATTGGAGGTATTCATCAGGGTTTTATAGATAAAGATATTGTATCTAATTCTATTAATATTCCTAAGCTTCTAACAAATAAGGATATTCCTAAGGAGAAAGTATTATCGACACTATTGCACGAACTCAATACTTGTAATGAGTTTCTTATCTCCGTTGCTTTTGTTACAACAAGTGGTATTGCGGTATTGTTTAATACACTTATTGCTTTAGAAAAGAGAAATATCAAAGGAAAAGTATTAGTGTCTCAATACTTAAATTTTACTCAGCCAGAAGCACTTAAAAAACTGAAAACTTTTAAAAATATTGAGCTTAAAATTTCAACACAAAACAATACACATACAAAAGGATATATTTTTCGTAAGGATACTCATTATACAATCGTAATAGGTAGTAGTAATTTAACTGCAAATGCCTTAACTGTAAATAAAGAATGGAATCTTAAAATATCAGGATTAAATGCAAGTGGTATTGTAGATGATGTTTTGAATGAGTTTCATCGTGATTTTGAAGAAGCTATCTCGGTTACAGATAAATTTATCACTTTTTATGAAGAATTGTATCTTAAGTTAAAGGAGAAAAGACAAATTGAATCAAAAGAGATCAATAGTGAAATAGTAATTCAACCTAATAAAATGCAAAAGGTTGCCTTAGGAAATTTAAGAAAACTAAGACAAGCAAATAAAAATAAAGGATTGATAATTTCCGCTACAGGAACAGGAAAAACATATTTGTCAGCTTTTGATGTGAAAAGTGTTAATCCTAAAAGAATGCTATTTGTAGTACATCGTTTAAATATTGCTAATGATGCGCTTCATACATTTAAAACGCTATTAGGGAAAGATAGAACATATGGGCTTTTTTCTGGGGACCAGCGTGATATGGAAGCAGATTTTATCTTTTCAACAATCCAAACAATCTCAAAAGAAGAAAATTTAGTCAAGTTTGATAAAACTCACTTTGATTATATTATAGTCGATGAATCTCATCGTTTGGGAGGAGCTTCATACCTGAGATTGTTAGACTATTTTGACCCTAAATTTTTATTGGGAATGACTGCAACGCCTGAACGTACAGATGGATTTGATATCTTTAGTCTTTTTGATCATAATATTGCTTATGAGATAAGACTGCATACGGCTATGCAAGAAAATATGTTGAGTAATTTTCATTACTATGGGATTTCTGATTTATTGGTTAATAATGAACATAGAGAAAATGTAAGAGATTTTAATTTGTTAGCTGATACCGAGAGAGTAAATAAGATTATTTTTAATGCTAAACGCTTTGGAAGTGATAATGGCATCATTAGAGGCTTGGTGTTCTGTTCGAGTAATGTTGAATCTGCTTTTTTATCGTCAAAATTTAATGAAAGTGGATTTAAAACACTTGCTTTATCTGGAAAAAGTACTGAAAATGAACGAATAGAAGCAATTGCTAGATTAGAATCTGATGATAATAAAGAAAAATTGGATTATATTTTTACGGTAGATATTTTTAATGAAGGAATAGATATACCTAAGATAAATCAGATTTTGATGATTAGACCTACTGAGTCTGCCATTGTTTTTGTACAGCAATTAGGACGTGGTTTGAGAAAAGCTGAAAATAAAGAGTTTTTAACTATTGTAGACTTTATAGGGAATTATGAAAATAATTATTTAATCCCTATAGCTTTGTATGGGGATACTTCATACAACAAAGACACTTTGAGAAGATTAATTTCCGAAGGAAGCAAGCATTTGCCAGGTGCGTCTACAATTAATTTTGATGAGATAACAAAAGAAAAAATTTACGAAGCAATTGCTACGGCTAATATGTCTACGCTGTCGGATTTAAAAAAAGATTATCAATTATTAAAATTTAGATTAGGAAGAATACCTTTGATGGTTGATTTTCTAGCGTATGAATCTAGAGACCCTTTTCAGTTTGTTGTCTATTCAAAATCTTATTACAATTTTGTAGTGCGTGTTGATGATACTTTTGAACCTGAATTAGATGAGAGTAGTATCGATTTATTGATGCTCTTTTCAAGAGAAATAAATAATGCGAAAAGAGTTGAAGAAAGTTATTTGCTAAAAATATTGCTGGAGCAAAAAAAAGTAACAATTCAATTTCTTAAAGAGCGAATTTATACAGTGTTTAACTACATACCAACTGATGCTACAATAGACTCGTGTATAAGAAATATTAATTTTGACTTTCTTAAAGAGTCTAAAAAGATAATTGTACAGAATCAAGACCATATTCAATTTCATCCAGAGTTTAACGAGATACTTGAAAAGGGTGTTTTTAAAAACTTCTTCGTTGATACGATTGAATATTCGATACAAGCGTTTGGGAAGTCGTTTACACCAATTAATTTTAGAGATGGATTAGTATTATATAATAAGTATAGTCGCAAGGATGTTTGCCGATTACTGAATTGGCCAACAGATATCAGTAGTACATTATATGGTTATAGAACAGTGAATGAAATTACTCCTTGTTTTGTAACATACCACAAATCGGATGATATTGAAGAAACAATTAAATATAATGATCACTTTATAAGTCCATCAATTTTTGCGTGGGATTCTAGGTCTAATAGGAAATTAGATAGTCCTGAGATAAAAAATGTACTTAATTCAAAGAGAATATTATTATTTGTAAAAAAAGAGGATGCCGAAGGAACGGATTTTTATTATATGGGAGATGTAAGTATAATTAAAGACTCAGTACAACAAAGTTATATGACAGATTCAGCATCGCCAGTTGTTCATTTTAAGTTTCAATTAGAGCAGCCAGTTGCAGAAGAATTATATGAATATATAACATCAGGAGCAATCATAGTGGATTAA
- a CDS encoding (deoxy)nucleoside triphosphate pyrophosphohydrolase, whose amino-acid sequence MNKRLNEADKRDKLNSMKKVEVVAAILMHNDEILCAQRAESKLDYISKKFEFPGGKIELGETHKEALRRELKEELNIKPEINELYLTVVHQYPDFELTMHSFLCNMPNREITLNEHISHVWLKKEHLLELDWAAADLPIVYKVMQDE is encoded by the coding sequence ATGAATAAACGTTTAAATGAAGCAGACAAAAGAGATAAGTTAAATAGTATGAAAAAAGTAGAGGTTGTTGCAGCAATATTGATGCATAATGATGAAATACTTTGTGCGCAAAGGGCGGAAAGTAAATTAGATTATATTTCGAAAAAGTTTGAATTTCCTGGAGGAAAAATTGAACTAGGAGAAACTCATAAAGAAGCTCTAAGAAGAGAATTAAAAGAAGAACTGAATATAAAACCTGAAATTAATGAGCTTTATCTTACTGTAGTTCATCAATATCCAGATTTTGAATTAACTATGCATAGCTTCTTGTGTAATATGCCAAATAGAGAGATTACTTTAAATGAACATATTTCTCATGTGTGGTTAAAGAAAGAACATTTATTAGAATTGGATTGGGCAGCTGCAGATTTACCTATTGTGTATAAAGTGATGCAAGATGAGTGA
- a CDS encoding DUF6266 family protein, which produces MAELKEGIFGGISGRIGGFVGVQWRGRSLLRTWPGKSSKKATPAQKLQRDKLRLVSGFVRKVSEAVKLYYPHAMVNGKKISGKEQLISLLMKKGIEVIDGEPHLLIDQALLAVGTLPAAHTVEIQQIAATTVRITWDTSLMNILAHKEDKLTLCLYCEKQDKCFVCIQISERQKGELELPVLFLPKVQRLHIWTIWESAQGDRNSSSQYHQFIKED; this is translated from the coding sequence ATGGCAGAATTAAAAGAAGGTATCTTTGGAGGAATAAGTGGAAGAATTGGAGGTTTTGTAGGGGTTCAGTGGAGAGGTCGAAGTTTATTGCGCACGTGGCCTGGAAAATCGTCAAAAAAAGCAACTCCAGCCCAAAAACTACAACGAGACAAACTGCGTTTGGTCTCTGGTTTTGTGCGTAAAGTGAGCGAAGCCGTGAAGCTTTACTATCCGCATGCGATGGTAAACGGCAAAAAAATATCGGGAAAAGAACAATTAATTTCCTTACTGATGAAAAAGGGAATTGAAGTGATTGATGGAGAACCTCACCTCCTTATTGATCAAGCGCTACTCGCTGTCGGAACACTACCCGCAGCACATACGGTGGAAATTCAGCAAATTGCAGCAACCACAGTACGCATCACTTGGGATACTTCGTTGATGAATATTCTCGCCCATAAGGAAGATAAATTAACCTTGTGTCTCTATTGTGAAAAACAAGACAAATGCTTTGTTTGCATTCAAATAAGTGAACGTCAAAAAGGAGAGCTTGAGCTTCCTGTTTTATTTTTACCAAAAGTTCAACGCCTCCACATTTGGACGATTTGGGAGTCTGCTCAAGGAGATAGGAATAGTTCGAGTCAGTATCACCAATTTATAAAGGAAGACTAG
- a CDS encoding outer membrane protein assembly factor BamB family protein gives MKLKYYVVAALLSSAWVNAQVNVDLKHTIEQVLLEPLTGNVLVEDKENISAIDAESHKVVWSIAKKDYVSTTALQSIDKINSKVSANDFIGAFSKNEEISLIPNSPFALVNLENNDLIINAATGKVVFNSADAGYRILETYYLLAENTLLVLGVKGDQIEFVNFDLNTKGIKWSNSVGTVDSLGKTLGGLFKVKRVAEDKIVAVGSTIMVTVKGVLYNIDKSSGKVNWNTSYAITSFFINQNKDKVVVITDESSLFSSKYALNVLNLSNGDKLWKDNITTKNISYLEDHQDKILVAHTTGFNFFSYKDGKKVWKKDAKGKNIKRVIPVDQDYLYIADNEMNLVNNSGENKWKKFVEIADDEKDEVYYLDKVGSDRVFYLTDTYGNMVDYVSGKKIWKKNVKFDKKRPLVYSVTGDKFLVYNNKRIYTFDANSTDDPKPKGKVEVNNDKTIKSIEAFDWGVCLVGENDVIGLDYEGNQLYHNTYKEPGEGQRRLLKSAGIVGGALLQTGQGANAAMANATVTMTYRDTNGELKSETGHLLTESAQNRANRNADAFGGAADALDKNLTAKVKSRFNAMKQNDEYAFVANRGEKGPELIKVRKQDGKEVVKIELDGNKPLYEIDPVNENLYYASGSTLKIYTK, from the coding sequence ATGAAATTAAAATACTACGTAGTAGCAGCCTTGTTGAGTAGTGCTTGGGTAAATGCGCAAGTGAATGTGGATTTAAAGCACACCATCGAGCAGGTTCTCCTAGAACCGTTAACGGGAAATGTATTGGTAGAGGATAAAGAAAATATCTCTGCTATTGATGCTGAAAGCCACAAAGTGGTTTGGAGTATCGCAAAAAAAGACTATGTCAGTACGACGGCTTTGCAAAGCATCGATAAAATAAATTCAAAAGTATCGGCGAATGACTTTATTGGCGCTTTTTCCAAAAACGAAGAAATTTCGTTAATTCCCAATTCTCCCTTCGCATTAGTGAATTTAGAAAACAACGATTTAATCATCAATGCAGCAACGGGAAAAGTAGTATTTAATTCTGCTGATGCCGGTTACCGCATTTTAGAAACCTATTACCTACTTGCTGAAAACACGCTATTGGTTTTAGGAGTAAAAGGCGATCAAATTGAATTTGTCAACTTTGATTTAAATACAAAGGGAATCAAATGGTCTAATTCGGTAGGAACGGTAGATAGTTTAGGAAAAACCTTAGGCGGATTATTTAAAGTAAAACGAGTAGCCGAAGATAAGATTGTAGCAGTAGGCTCAACGATAATGGTGACGGTAAAAGGCGTTTTATACAACATCGATAAAAGCTCAGGAAAAGTAAATTGGAATACTTCTTATGCGATTACCAGTTTCTTTATCAATCAAAACAAAGATAAAGTAGTGGTAATTACAGATGAATCGAGTTTGTTTTCATCCAAATACGCCCTGAATGTATTGAACCTTTCCAATGGCGATAAGTTGTGGAAAGACAATATCACCACCAAGAATATTTCATATTTAGAAGATCATCAAGATAAAATTTTAGTAGCGCATACTACAGGATTCAACTTCTTTAGCTATAAGGACGGTAAAAAAGTTTGGAAGAAAGACGCTAAAGGAAAGAACATCAAACGCGTAATTCCAGTGGATCAAGATTATTTGTATATCGCAGATAATGAAATGAACTTGGTGAATAACAGTGGAGAAAACAAATGGAAGAAGTTTGTTGAGATTGCAGATGATGAAAAAGACGAAGTGTACTATTTAGATAAAGTAGGTAGCGACCGTGTTTTCTATTTAACCGATACCTATGGCAACATGGTAGACTATGTCTCAGGAAAGAAAATTTGGAAGAAGAACGTGAAGTTTGACAAGAAAAGACCGTTAGTTTATTCTGTTACAGGAGATAAGTTTTTAGTGTATAACAACAAGCGTATTTATACGTTCGATGCCAATTCTACAGATGATCCAAAACCAAAAGGGAAAGTAGAAGTAAACAACGATAAAACCATTAAAAGCATTGAAGCTTTTGATTGGGGCGTGTGTTTAGTAGGGGAGAACGATGTCATTGGTTTGGATTACGAAGGCAATCAACTGTATCACAATACCTACAAAGAGCCAGGAGAAGGACAACGAAGATTGTTGAAATCAGCAGGTATTGTTGGAGGAGCCTTGTTGCAAACAGGACAAGGAGCGAATGCAGCAATGGCGAATGCAACGGTAACAATGACCTATAGAGATACAAACGGAGAGTTGAAATCTGAAACCGGACATTTATTAACGGAATCAGCACAAAATCGCGCAAATAGAAATGCAGATGCTTTTGGTGGAGCTGCGGATGCGTTAGATAAAAACCTAACTGCTAAAGTAAAAAGTCGTTTCAACGCGATGAAACAAAATGACGAATATGCTTTCGTAGCCAATAGAGGAGAGAAAGGACCTGAATTGATCAAGGTGCGCAAGCAAGATGGAAAAGAAGTGGTAAAGATTGAATTAGATGGGAATAAACCGCTATATGAAATTGATCCAGTGAATGAAAATCTATACTACGCCAGTGGTAGTACGCTGAAGATTTACACGAAGTAA